The sequence ACGCAATCGCAACGGTAAACATAGAGGCTATCAGACAGAGTGACCGTGACGAGGGACTATACAACAACATATCACTTAGCCTCACCCATAGCGAAGGAAATACGGATATTTCCAGCAGAAAGCTGAAGCTTCGTTCTGACCATATTACAAAAAACAATCATGCTTTCATTTCGGCCTCTTTCAAGCGTGGAGAGAAAGACAAGAAGGAATACATGGACAAGGGCTTTGCTCATATAAGGGGGATTATGGCGACAAGCAAACCTCTTGCGGGTGAATTCTTTATACAGAGAGAATATAACGACTTTACCCTTCTTAAAGACAGAAAGCTCATCGGTACCGGAGCACGTATCAGGGCACTTAATGGAGTAAATCAAACATCCCAACTCAGATTATTCCTCGGTCTTGGAGTGATGTGGGAAGAAGAGGTTATCGATTACACACCTGATGAGGAGGAAAAGCTTTACCGTGCCACCAACTACCTTTCCTTCAGATGGGAAGCAAAAGAAAAGGCATCCCTTTCAGCCACCGCTTACTATCAGCCAAGCCTGAAGGGTCCCGATGATTACCGCATCCTCTTTGATGGAACAATCGCTTTCGTCATCACAAAGCAACTCTCTTTCACTTTCGACATAAACTACCGTTACGACAGTGAACCACCCATAGGTGTCGAAAGAGATGACCTTGAGATTACCAATGGCATTAGTCTTAACTTTTAGGAATATTGTAAGCGATGGCTGACGGAAATAAAATCGCCCAAATACTTCTTGATAGTAATCCTGAACCTGAAATAGAACTGGACTTCACAAATCCCCTGGAGCTTCTCATTGCTACCATATTGTCGGCCCAGTGTACGGATAAGCGTGTCAATATGGTAACCAGGCCGCTCTTTAAAAAGTACAAAAGTGCCGAAGATTACGCCAGGGCAATTCCTGAAACATTGGAAGAAGAAATCAGGCAGACCGGCTTTTTTAAGAACAAGACAAAATCCATTATTAACTGCTGCACTATGATTCTTAACGATTTTGGTGGAGAAATCCCACAAACAATGGAGAAGCTTGTAAAGCTTCCCGGTGTGGGCCGTAAAACAGCAAATGTCATCCTGGCAGGTGCATACGGTAAGCAGGCCATCCCTGTCGACACTCATGTCATCCGTTTAAGTAACCGCCTCGGTCTCACTAAATCAAAAAATCCCGACATCATAGAACAAGACCTTATGGCGGCTATTCCCAAAGATAGCTGGAGCAGGTTTGCAACAGCCCTTATCCTCCATGGCCGCAGGGTGTGCAAGGCAAGAAAGCCTCTGTGCAGTGAGTGTGTAATTTATGATGAATGCGACTGGCCGGAAAAAGGGAATTAAATAGAATATTTTTTAACCTCAAAGACACTAAGAACAAAAAGAAAAGATTTTTATTTTTAGGATAAAGCCTCTTAAAAAATCAAAATAAATGAACAACTTTGTGACCTTTGTGCCTTTGTGGTGATATGATATTTTAATCTCATACATTTATTAAGGAATAGAAAATGAAAACTCCCTGTCCAGATGTAGAAGATTGTCTCGAAGCACCGGAAGATATAACAGAAATCTGTCCCTACGAAACCATATGCGGCAGATGTGAATATTATGTGGTCGTAAAGGAGGCCAAAGGACTTCTTACAGGCCGGTGCCGTAAAAAACCTGCTGACGGACTCATCAGTTGCAAAGACGAGATGTGCGATAAGTATATTTTGCGTGGAACTTTAAAGAAAATGAGTGAACAACTGGAGGTATTGGAAATGGATAAAGATGAACTGAAAGATATATTGAAGGAAGTACTTGATGAAACACTCGGCATTACCCAGGTCAAGCTGGGAGATAAATGGGTTGACGGTGAAATGATACTAAAACCCGGTACCGAAGGCTTACAGGAAAAATCGATCCCCATGGATGCCTTTTTTCACAAGATCGTCATGGTGAGAGACCGCCTGAGGGTACTGGAGCAGAAGATTAATTCACACAACGGACTTAGCGATGAGGAAAAGGTGGATATACAGCAATACATAACCCGGAGTTACGGGAGTTTGACTACTTTCAACATCCTCTTTGCAGACAAGAAGGATGGCTTTGTTG comes from Deltaproteobacteria bacterium and encodes:
- a CDS encoding DUF481 domain-containing protein; the protein is MKNIILKLPSALLLILLIKTNAIATVNIEAIRQSDRDEGLYNNISLSLTHSEGNTDISSRKLKLRSDHITKNNHAFISASFKRGEKDKKEYMDKGFAHIRGIMATSKPLAGEFFIQREYNDFTLLKDRKLIGTGARIRALNGVNQTSQLRLFLGLGVMWEEEVIDYTPDEEEKLYRATNYLSFRWEAKEKASLSATAYYQPSLKGPDDYRILFDGTIAFVITKQLSFTFDINYRYDSEPPIGVERDDLEITNGISLNF
- the nth gene encoding endonuclease III translates to MADGNKIAQILLDSNPEPEIELDFTNPLELLIATILSAQCTDKRVNMVTRPLFKKYKSAEDYARAIPETLEEEIRQTGFFKNKTKSIINCCTMILNDFGGEIPQTMEKLVKLPGVGRKTANVILAGAYGKQAIPVDTHVIRLSNRLGLTKSKNPDIIEQDLMAAIPKDSWSRFATALILHGRRVCKARKPLCSECVIYDECDWPEKGN